From Vigna angularis cultivar LongXiaoDou No.4 chromosome 11, ASM1680809v1, whole genome shotgun sequence:
tctaagggtattttaataattttaaaatttaatataaaaaagtaattatttatggtccatataaatgtaaatgagtaattattacttattattttattttttattttaagtaacaactatcttttattttattttttattttaaaaaacaactatcttttaaaaagatatataataaaaggTAATAACTTCTCATACATGTGGACAAATTAGATGATAAATaactaccttttatttttttacattaccCCGTGAAATGGACTTATCGTGAATGATTATAATGAACTTGTAAAACTCTTTCCAGTTGCAAATTTTAATTTGCTAAAACTAGAATACCATACCAAATTTAAGTGGCAAATAGTAATAGTGTGAATAGGACAATTTGAATAGAATCTTTTACttgcttttttttaatattattctatGTAATAAACACTAAAATTTTATCCCGCAATCcacctaataaaaatataatttcggTTTAATCagtaaagtaatttttataGAGAAGAAACTAGTAATTAAactttcatatttaaaatcaaacaagTTAGTTATCAAACAAAAGATTTAGCTCTAAATAGAAAACACTCATTAAAATATGCGAAAAACTATATCTAAACTCTGTTCTTATGAATAGTTTATAACGTATGGTTAAAGATGGGGGGACTAGAATAGACAATAAACTTGTGGCGCGGTTTCCGGGATCTCAGCATCTTAACGGTGTAAAAACTCgatgaaaattaaaaagtaaatgcAAACACCATTCGACAATTCTATCACTAGATGATTTTCAGATTTAGAACGACGTTCATACAAAAATACATCAACAGTTTTAATGTCTCTTCCCTCCCAAAAATCCTACGTGTGCTTCTTTTTGGTACAGAAAGGGCAAAAAATACAAGAAGGCCTTCAAAACTTGTATTTCAAGTAAAGCTCTCTTATTTGGGAAAAATGGACAGAACAAGATCATCAAACAGTCTCTCTACGTTgttcaaaattatacaaagaTGAATGTAAAGACAGTATGCTGTCTAAATCCCTCTCAGGTGCTGCATGCAACCACCTGTCACTACTCGACCTTCGTCTCTGTAAGTTGCTTATGGAATTTGAAGAAGCCCATGAATGTGATCCAGTCTGAGAGTGCACCTCAAGAAATTTCCCCCTTAAAGAGCTTATTTCCTTCACTTTCCCATGAGTTTTCCCCAGAGTCTTCAACCTACCCTTCTGGCTGGTCACAGGACGGAAACTGACTGAACAAACTGTTTTCATATTACTGGAGCGATCAATGCTCGGAAGAGGACCTGACTCTAGTTTCGATCTTCCCATGTTCCAGAACGAAAATGATTGTTGCAGCTTGGATGGAACCTGATAAACCAACCGAGAGAGAAAAACATTCATGAACTTGTTTGTCTTAAATTCAAACTAGTCAAGCAAACAAGTTTCTCCCATAAACATTGAAATGAAGTAGAGTTAAAATGACCAAAATAGCACAAATGTATTGTTGCTCCCAGACAAGGTGGTGCAACCACATTAGCAAATACACCATCATTAGCTGTAATTACCGCTAGTCCCAAGGGAGCTCGGGGTAGTTATCCCATATTTCTTATCACACTTTATCTGATTATTCAAAACTATGAGAAATATTTACAAGAGTATGGTTGCCAGATTTTTCAATACTCGGGTAGTTCTACTATTCAAGAATGAACTCATTGAAATATATATCTGGGTGGTATCTGAGAAGAGATAATATCAGTTAACTTGTTAAATTGTTCTatcaaagaataataaaatgaagTATAAAACTGTCTTATAAATCCATTACTTAATGATGTCCAAAAGGagaaaattatagttttattttgtatgatGAACAACGCAGCTCCCTGACTATTCAGTGGAAACAGGGTATACATAAAAGAGCATATAATTAGAATACAAGACTCAGTCATGTATAAATACTTGCATTAAATAAATTTCGGAATAACTCACAGTGGAGATAAGGCTACTACGAGCAAATGCAAGTGACAATGTAGAAAATGGAGATTTCCCAGGTTTTCCTTTCGGCTGATTTGTTGTCTGTCCCTGGTCAACAGACCCGAAACTTGATTGTGCACTATTATCctcgtcttcatcatcatcatcatcttcctcttccACCTCTGCAGGAGCTTCCTCTTCCACCTTTGCAGGAGCTTCTTCACCTTGTTTGGGTACGGAAGCCATATCATagtcaccatcttcttcatcatcatccacCAAACCCATCTCTgccttcttttcctcttctttctctcttatgCGCAATAACCTTTCCATTTCCTCAACAGCCTCTTCTAGTCCAATTTCAGCTTCCAGCAGTTCAAGATCTTCCTCAagttctttcttttcctcttccttgATTTTTTTCTGCTCTTCAGTCCATTTATCCAGCTTATCAAGCCATGGCTTGCAAGCATTTTCAATTGCAAGTAAAATACGCAACAATATGCTCTCCTTTTTTTTATCCGTTTCATGTCCAAAAAACTCATCATAGCCAAGGGGCAGGAATACAGCCTTTTCAGGATCAACATCCTCACCCTCTTTCAAGGGTGGCTGCCAAAATAAACGTATGCCGTAATGCTCATCCTCAATATAATTGATAATATGTCCAGTTGGTGTATGAAGGATCAAAGGATCCTCAGTATATATAAGCTTTGAAGGATCTTCAGGATCAGGCTCTGGTTCCTTATTAATAAGGACAAATTCAGGAAGCTCGCTATTCTCCTCTGACCAAGCATTTGAAGGAAGAATCAATTAAGAACTTTTGTACTTGTTCATATAGAAAAGCAGGAAGAACAAATACCTTTTGACCACCAGTGCTCAAGTTCAGCTGGCATGGGTAACCTCAGAGGAGCTCTATagaaagagttcaaccacatttctctttcttcatcTACTTCCTTCACGTATACTTTCCAGTAATCAGGGACCTGAGATAGAATCATATGCATGTTTCAACTTCCTTGCATAAGATGACAATAAGCAATATATTAGGATAAAACATTGCCAATAAGCCTCACTTCATAAAACTGATTAATGAAGCCAGGTGCCATCCACACATCGTCTTCTTCATAAAAGTAAGGATGCTGTGGATCAGTATAAGGGCCTCTCTCTTCTCTAACCACTGCAAAACAAAATGTTAAACGATGTGTAACAAATaatgataaacaaaataaaatcagcaCCACGCCAGTCAGGAAAAGAGGGGGGAAACACTTCCATTCCAAAATAACACATACTTACTAGATGAGACATTTGTCTAGAGGCAAAAAGGAGAATCAAATGACATACATATTTGCAGTGTGAAGTTACACTTGGTCACGATCTTTATATCATGATGCAGAAGGCACAAATTGTGAAACAAAAAACACTTGCAATAAGTGTTCCTTTCCTAAATCTTAATtggtattaaaatataaaattgtttacTAAGctgaaataattttagaaaaataaattgccCACTTTTTTCAGCTTCTAGGGagttatgaaaaataaacaatggttttctaataataaaatatcagcCAAACATATGCTAAATGGTGATAagatgtaaaaagaagaaagaatagaaCATGAAATTTAATGACTAAATCAATAGCACATGCACTAATAAATGGATCTACCAACCAAAGAAATGGCAAAACCCAAAATCAGAGACACTCCACAACCGGTCCCACCACTTAAACAAATGCATATAAGGTTTTCCAATATTTTCAAAAAGGTCAAACAATAACATACTTCCATCTGGTTTGTTAATAAACATGCGAGCCTTTGCGGCAGCAACTTCTGCTATAGCAGCATGCATCTGAAATTCACAGAATATCAGAAAGATCAAGATATTGACACAGGTCTTCATTATTAGTTTTTCATTATacagagaagaaaaagttatgaaaaaatACCCCTGAAATTTCTTCATCACATCCCTCAAACTCGTCCACATATTCTCCAAAATAAAATCTACCCTGCATGCACACAAATTATGTAACCGGAAAGAAAGTAGGTCTACTCATAAGCgtgttggaaaaaaaaaatgacatcaTCCCTTATGTTGAGATACCCTGCAATTCCCCCAATTAATTAAGTGGCAAAAATCAACCGAATAATGTAGATAATACACCATAAACACAAAATTGAAGTATGTTGGATAAAAATAACGGTCTCAATAAGCATAAGGAATGTAGGACACTCCAGGAAACTAAAGCAAAACATGTTATTTGTGGAATTAGTTTCCAACTACAGAGTCCAGATTTCTCTGCCTAGTTCAGTAAAAATTGGCAAGAGGTTGACTATAGTTAATAAGTTGAAacataaattttgtataatcCATTCACCCACATGTAGGACACGCTCATTGACTTCAAATACACCACATCCATGCATCCTGCCATGCTTCCACTGACCAGCATAACGATATCGACCTTTCTCCCTGGacacaaaatataaaatctctTTTGGTACTTGTAATAATAATGTTCTCGGAGAGATATAAAGAGACAATGCAAGtaatttctagagagaaggattGCAAAGTGGCACTTATCTTAAAGATTATAAAGTGATTCAAAGTCAAAAGACTAAATAGAAATAGACAATTAAACTTACGGCTTGCTTCCAAATTGCTTTATCCATTCTTCATTCTCATAATAGGGGATTTCATACTCCCCATCTGCAAGATTATACATATCTTCAACATCCTTCTCAAGCCATTCTCTGTCTTCTGGGGACATATA
This genomic window contains:
- the LOC108334246 gene encoding protein TIC 100, producing MANDEDQPQGSPSANEPQNAASSDSDSDSDYESDYSYDEAEDDAFRRAFEFRDDEDDEVPEDDKRNNPEANLQDFSRALESPAVKELHEELDPLIAEEENPFDFPEDPENWTEQDLRELWADAVPEIGGTGWDPAWATEEEYNYVNEQLAEGEDPPIAPFYLPFRKHYPPIPDNHYDIATPKDTIEELDRIEEFLKWVSCVFEDGSTYEGTVWDDYAHGKGVYISDDRLIRYEGEWFQNDVEGHGVLELDIPVIEPAPGSKLEAKMRAEGRIIARDYMSPEDREWLEKDVEDMYNLADGEYEIPYYENEEWIKQFGSKPEKGRYRYAGQWKHGRMHGCGVFEVNERVLHGRFYFGEYVDEFEGCDEEISGMHAAIAEVAAAKARMFINKPDGMVREERGPYTDPQHPYFYEEDDVWMAPGFINQFYEVPDYWKVYVKEVDEEREMWLNSFYRAPLRLPMPAELEHWWSKEENSELPEFVLINKEPEPDPEDPSKLIYTEDPLILHTPTGHIINYIEDEHYGIRLFWQPPLKEGEDVDPEKAVFLPLGYDEFFGHETDKKKESILLRILLAIENACKPWLDKLDKWTEEQKKIKEEEKKELEEDLELLEAEIGLEEAVEEMERLLRIREKEEEKKAEMGLVDDDEEDGDYDMASVPKQGEEAPAKVEEEAPAEVEEEDDDDDEDEDNSAQSSFGSVDQGQTTNQPKGKPGKSPFSTLSLAFARSSLISTVPSKLQQSFSFWNMGRSKLESGPLPSIDRSSNMKTVCSVSFRPVTSQKGRLKTLGKTHGKVKEISSLRGKFLEVHSQTGSHSWASSNSISNLQRRRSSSDRWLHAAPERDLDSILSLHSSLYNFEQRRETV